The following coding sequences lie in one Spirosoma sp. KUDC1026 genomic window:
- a CDS encoding glycoside hydrolase family 43 protein — MKKRIITAFCAALLAGMSQVSLAQTTTLVNPIMTGFYPDPSIVKVGSDYYLINSTFSYFPGIPVLHSKDLKNWKQIGNVIDRPEQMDFMGERMTRGLFAPGISYSKGTFYITCTDIDHDGNFVVTAKNPAGPWSNPVKLPEVKGIDPSLYFDESTDKAYILYNSDAPDRKPLYPGHRTIRMYEFDAKNLKVLGEEKQLVNGGVDLSKKPVWIEGPHIMKRNNWYYLYAAEGGTSVNHSEVVLRSKDVWGPYVPYEGNPILTQRGLPADRKDPITSAGHAQFVEGPDGKWYSIFLAVRPYEGNYYNTGRETFIAPLTWTNDWPMIEHGEKPIAYSYVGNFKEVKQKDARPQNGNFAYTINFDKTLDPALLFLRTRDDKSFSFSKANGLTMKLKPETISEAGNPAFIGKRQQHLNCSAETALDFTAKSADEKAGLVIFQDEKHFYFLAKSTDQGKPVVQLFKSTNDKNLELLAQTPVAADAKKVMLRIDAKGDAYDFYVADKPNDWKLLKDRIDGKFLSTQVAGGFIGCVFGMYATSSGSNSDNSASFNYLRYSGNDPMYK; from the coding sequence ATGAAAAAACGCATTATTACGGCATTCTGTGCGGCACTGCTCGCCGGCATGAGCCAGGTATCGCTGGCGCAGACAACGACGCTAGTCAACCCCATTATGACGGGGTTTTATCCCGATCCCAGCATCGTGAAGGTGGGCAGCGACTATTACCTCATCAATTCCACCTTTTCGTACTTCCCCGGCATCCCGGTGCTGCACAGCAAAGACCTCAAAAACTGGAAGCAGATTGGTAATGTCATCGACCGGCCCGAGCAGATGGACTTTATGGGCGAACGCATGACGCGGGGTCTGTTTGCGCCGGGTATCAGTTATTCGAAAGGCACCTTCTACATCACCTGCACCGACATCGACCATGATGGTAACTTCGTGGTAACGGCAAAGAATCCGGCGGGACCGTGGAGTAATCCGGTGAAGTTGCCGGAGGTAAAGGGTATTGACCCGTCGTTGTATTTCGACGAGTCGACCGACAAGGCGTACATCCTCTACAATAGCGACGCCCCCGACCGTAAGCCGCTCTATCCAGGCCATCGGACGATTCGGATGTACGAGTTCGACGCTAAAAACCTGAAGGTTTTAGGCGAGGAAAAACAACTCGTCAACGGCGGGGTCGATCTGAGCAAGAAACCCGTCTGGATCGAGGGTCCGCACATCATGAAGCGGAACAACTGGTATTACCTCTACGCGGCTGAGGGCGGTACGTCGGTCAACCACTCGGAGGTCGTGCTGCGGAGCAAAGACGTCTGGGGCCCGTACGTACCCTACGAGGGGAACCCAATTTTGACGCAGCGGGGATTACCCGCCGACCGCAAAGATCCAATCACGTCGGCGGGGCACGCGCAGTTTGTGGAGGGACCAGATGGTAAGTGGTATTCGATTTTTCTAGCGGTTCGGCCGTACGAGGGCAACTACTACAACACCGGTCGCGAAACGTTTATCGCTCCCCTAACCTGGACCAATGACTGGCCCATGATCGAACATGGCGAGAAACCCATTGCCTATAGCTACGTCGGCAACTTCAAGGAGGTAAAGCAGAAAGACGCCCGTCCCCAGAACGGCAACTTCGCTTACACGATTAACTTCGATAAGACGCTCGATCCGGCCCTGCTGTTCCTGCGTACCCGCGACGACAAGTCGTTCAGCTTCAGCAAAGCCAATGGGCTGACGATGAAACTCAAGCCGGAAACCATTTCGGAAGCGGGTAACCCGGCCTTCATCGGCAAGCGGCAGCAGCACCTGAACTGTTCCGCCGAAACCGCGCTGGATTTCACGGCTAAATCGGCCGACGAAAAAGCGGGGCTGGTGATTTTTCAGGACGAGAAACACTTCTATTTCCTGGCCAAATCGACCGATCAGGGTAAGCCCGTGGTGCAGCTCTTCAAGAGCACCAACGACAAAAACCTGGAGCTGCTCGCCCAGACGCCCGTTGCCGCCGACGCGAAGAAGGTGATGCTCCGTATCGACGCCAAAGGTGATGCCTACGATTTCTACGTGGCCGACAAACCGAACGACTGGAAGCTACTGAAAGACAGGATCGACGGGAAATTTCTGAGTACACAGGTGGCGGGGGGCTTCATCGGTTGCGTATTCGGGATGTACGCGACCTCGTCGGGAAGTAACTCAGACAACAGCGCGTCTTTTAACTATCTGCGGTACAGCGGCAACGACCCGATGTATAAGTAG